One stretch of Bosea vaviloviae DNA includes these proteins:
- a CDS encoding sodium-independent anion transporter: MTTRSQPIAFNKIAGTTIWWPPGEGGEIEPVPDVLVVAFQAPLLFANAQSFQHGMLDLLERQRPALLVLEAGGIAAIDYTAAQSLLAVAGVCRDRGIAFAIARVESVRARRALQQFGVVAAIGQDHLFHSVDEAVGALRPGARKGAAGA; encoded by the coding sequence ATGACGACGCGCAGCCAGCCGATCGCGTTCAACAAGATCGCGGGGACGACGATCTGGTGGCCGCCGGGCGAGGGCGGCGAGATCGAGCCGGTGCCCGATGTGCTCGTCGTCGCCTTCCAGGCGCCGCTGCTTTTCGCCAATGCGCAAAGCTTCCAGCACGGCATGCTGGACCTGCTCGAGCGCCAGCGCCCGGCGCTCCTCGTCCTCGAGGCGGGCGGCATCGCCGCGATCGACTACACCGCCGCCCAGTCTCTCCTGGCCGTGGCCGGTGTTTGTCGCGACCGGGGCATCGCCTTTGCGATCGCCCGCGTCGAATCGGTGCGTGCGCGCCGGGCCCTGCAGCAATTCGGCGTCGTCGCCGCGATCGGCCAGGACCATCTCTTCCACAGCGTCGACGAGGCCGTCGGCGCGCTGCGACCCGGCGCTCGAAAGGGCGCGGCTGGCGCCTGA
- the meaB gene encoding methylmalonyl Co-A mutase-associated GTPase MeaB, giving the protein MNDVSASALGDAILAGERAALARAITLVESRRADHRQQAQALIQQLLPKAGGTIRVGITGVPGVGKSTMIDALGSFLTSKGHKVAVLAVDPSSTRTGGSILGDKTRMARLAVDPRAYIRPSPSSGTLGGVAAKTRETMLLCEAAGFDVILVETVGVGQSETAVADLTDFFLVLMLPNAGDELQGIKKGIIELADMIAVNKADGAGATAARAAAAQYQAALHILAPASALWSPPVITISGLTGDGLEALWSKVEAHRARYEAKGLIAEKRRRQDVKWMWAMVQDRLQAKLRHDPALKARTPELEAAVAGGRLAPTLAAEEIAQALGL; this is encoded by the coding sequence ATGAACGACGTTTCCGCCTCCGCTCTTGGTGACGCGATCCTCGCCGGCGAGCGGGCGGCGCTGGCGCGCGCCATCACCTTGGTGGAATCGCGCCGGGCCGATCACCGGCAGCAGGCGCAGGCGCTGATCCAGCAACTCCTGCCCAAAGCGGGCGGAACGATCCGCGTCGGCATCACCGGCGTGCCGGGCGTCGGCAAATCGACCATGATTGACGCGCTCGGCAGTTTCCTCACCAGCAAGGGCCACAAGGTCGCGGTGCTGGCGGTCGATCCGTCTTCGACCCGCACTGGCGGCTCTATCCTCGGCGACAAGACCCGCATGGCGCGGCTTGCGGTCGACCCACGCGCCTATATCCGCCCCTCCCCGTCTTCCGGCACGCTCGGGGGCGTCGCAGCCAAGACGCGCGAGACCATGCTGCTCTGCGAGGCGGCCGGCTTCGACGTCATCCTGGTCGAGACCGTCGGCGTCGGGCAGTCGGAGACGGCGGTCGCCGATCTCACCGATTTCTTCCTGGTGCTGATGCTGCCCAATGCCGGCGACGAATTGCAGGGCATCAAGAAAGGCATCATCGAGCTCGCCGACATGATCGCGGTCAACAAGGCCGATGGTGCGGGCGCGACGGCGGCGCGGGCGGCCGCCGCGCAGTATCAGGCGGCGCTGCATATCCTCGCCCCCGCCTCTGCGCTCTGGTCGCCGCCCGTCATCACCATCTCCGGCCTGACCGGCGACGGGCTCGAAGCGCTCTGGAGCAAGGTCGAGGCGCATCGCGCCCGTTACGAGGCGAAAGGGCTGATCGCCGAGAAGCGCCGCCGGCAAGACGTGAAATGGATGTGGGCGATGGTGCAGGACAGGCTGCAGGCAAAACTGCGCCATGACCCCGCCTTGAAGGCGCGCACGCCCGAGCTGGAGGCGGCGGTGGCAGGGGGCCGGCTCGCGCCGACGCTCGCGGCCGAAGAGATCGCCCAAGCGCTCGGGCTCTAG
- a CDS encoding TIGR03808 family TAT-translocated repetitive protein, which translates to MALSRRSLLAAALFGTGMAHAPGVLAQAPKRAASPSPLGQFGLEAAQFGLRAGSPDDQSRVLQNALIEAAKRDAPLIVAPGRYRIANVTLPEGARLIGVTGATQFMAAQTGPILLARGIKRAALVGIGLDGLDIRIAQRSGLLSVDELLDFGLQDCEFTNAGSIGLSLNRTGGRILGNRFRNMRETALFSLDSRGLSIEQNQIEDCGNNGIQLWRSQPGDDQSIIRGNRLNRIRSDAGGDGPNGNGISLFKAGGVIIDGNSLRDCALTFIRNNSGSGVQIIGNQGRRCGEVGLYCEFAFEGALITGNLVEDCAQGINVTNLDHGGRLSVVANNIIRNAQKGFAPKGKELIGGAGIHVEAETAVTGNVIENASDIGISLGWSWGMRNLVATGNMVRKTGIGISVSLVPKERNALIANNTIAEARNGAVVGTEYGRAVTGDLTKTADARAAGVKVENNAVG; encoded by the coding sequence ATGGCTTTATCCCGGCGTTCCCTGCTGGCTGCGGCGCTTTTTGGCACAGGCATGGCTCATGCGCCCGGCGTATTGGCGCAGGCGCCCAAGCGCGCGGCGAGCCCCTCTCCTCTCGGGCAGTTCGGTCTGGAGGCCGCGCAGTTCGGCCTGCGCGCAGGCTCCCCGGACGACCAGTCGCGCGTGCTGCAGAACGCCCTGATCGAGGCGGCTAAGCGCGATGCGCCCCTGATCGTCGCGCCGGGCCGATACCGCATCGCCAATGTGACCCTGCCCGAGGGTGCCCGGCTCATCGGCGTCACTGGCGCGACGCAGTTCATGGCCGCCCAAACCGGCCCCATTCTGCTGGCGCGCGGGATCAAACGCGCCGCACTCGTCGGCATCGGGCTCGACGGGCTGGATATCCGCATCGCCCAGCGAAGCGGCCTGCTGAGCGTGGACGAGCTGCTGGATTTCGGCCTGCAGGATTGCGAATTCACCAATGCCGGCTCGATCGGCCTGAGCCTGAACCGCACGGGCGGCCGCATCCTGGGAAACCGCTTCCGTAACATGCGGGAAACCGCCCTGTTCTCGCTGGATTCGCGCGGGCTCTCGATCGAGCAGAACCAGATCGAGGATTGCGGCAATAACGGCATCCAGCTCTGGCGCAGCCAGCCCGGCGACGACCAGTCGATCATTCGCGGCAACCGCCTCAACCGCATCCGCTCGGATGCCGGCGGCGACGGCCCCAACGGCAACGGCATCAGCCTGTTCAAGGCCGGTGGCGTCATCATCGATGGCAACAGCCTGCGCGATTGCGCGCTGACCTTCATCCGCAACAATTCCGGCTCGGGCGTGCAGATCATCGGCAATCAGGGCCGCCGCTGCGGCGAAGTCGGGCTCTATTGCGAATTCGCCTTCGAAGGTGCGCTCATCACGGGCAACCTCGTCGAGGATTGCGCGCAGGGGATCAACGTCACCAATCTCGACCATGGCGGCAGGCTCAGCGTCGTCGCCAACAACATCATCCGCAACGCCCAGAAGGGTTTTGCGCCGAAGGGCAAGGAGCTCATCGGCGGCGCCGGCATTCATGTCGAGGCGGAAACGGCGGTAACCGGCAACGTCATCGAGAATGCCAGCGATATCGGCATCTCGCTCGGCTGGTCCTGGGGCATGCGCAACCTCGTCGCGACCGGCAACATGGTGCGCAAGACCGGCATCGGCATCTCGGTCTCGCTGGTGCCGAAGGAGCGCAACGCGCTGATCGCCAACAACACCATCGCCGAGGCGAGGAACGGCGCGGTGGTTGGGACCGAATACGGCCGGGCCGTAACGGGCGACCTGACGAAGACGGCCGATGCGAGAGCCGCCGGCGTCAAGGTGGAGAACAACGCGGTCGGCTGA